A stretch of Eriocheir sinensis breed Jianghai 21 chromosome 68, ASM2467909v1, whole genome shotgun sequence DNA encodes these proteins:
- the LOC126988273 gene encoding nuclear pore complex protein Nup153-like yields the protein MASDGPGKYRERKNRASKPYERPKGIIRRVTDSVTGLFSTSWLSGWMGGEEEESAEPQPGPSQASTLAPPGESFIFAHPVTARRSFRPFYPEEGETDSNSQPTLGVNEGASTSSGVRISMSTTPTGGIAASSRSSQLNVEPSSSSLTGRRLPIVSSTPATMFTSRSKGQMEPRPLPLLTASTPACDDGSEVSESSADTGVDASVIPRPDERDYQREILQLDEESLQTLRESLTKPVPSSPMAQPATSLPSLEETRKRPRDMEPDHSSIRAEGSVSSKSLFSEAGDVSRGQPQPSALASKRPRFNVSIYGSPVLSEKSVLSDSAFKASPFYPGRTMYGGASAYRSRRLPVRGSHQISRAQVKPKAAPQTSDDGGLSQAARRILESLESMSTPISDAKRIPTPTPGQRGSFLDSSYTAAFHRHRPPLRPSAPPSSKLLTPSKVTVQDNLSSNLRPSTPQLPDSTRNKKSSGTGTKREESSQTASETRKTEQKEEKSSSENSVASLFSKAAAETSAKFLPSLQPAVSVTSTAPPQDVFKFGVSSSNSASMTFEFTPKPISTALAGDVSQSTKRVGKMKSKLVDSGRSSSKQGDEVLEEPNLTPVPLPLSSLPKISFMASPGGQGLQSSLYSSSPEGFKFSIPEIVDVQSASETLDNAPNFTFRNPTLIGQGITPSPKVAMPTSQPSLMFNSSSSSLLVPKLKTNPKKDVTSTEKLKEGSILDILKPKEKLSEKSLASSPNNDEKTVVSSKPFSMTNSDSTKSLLEQPVNSIVKKPDTLQGVQGFGSMFKKSSDEWECSVCMLRNQNTSVKCVACETQRPGQVASVPTKDAEGATKSSGSWAGNGAAWGDTFRKSASEWDCDMCMVRNKDSVSKCVACETPRPGAKSDTKSVPETTVDTKEKTNTLGFGSVFAKQKGEWECDTCLVRNKSDATKCISCETPKPGAANISEAITGNFKFGVNTTTSDSPSLAFTFKEKAVSSGFNFGVGAKTTQEEGKGVTGFKFGVPGEKSNALTVHSFGSSAESDQPKDKVASSSVGFSFGIQKVDTKAEIEETKKPLLFGGKSADSVESVTSTTPAFQFGTGTKTHVAFSFDSGSQEKAKEEQKANPSSSGEAKTGMSEDTKGFKRNEALFDGKDGGVEANTSKPAFTFNSVTTSNKGEEKSNATLASPFEVLAKRDPLPAAATTLTATATSTAALTVPFGATTGANTTSSGSVFAFGDKASTPNTFALSFSSPQPQANKEENKPAPAFSFSSKVDSSDTSEPAKKLSFSSPTFAPTINNGVSAPPSLFTFGSKENKLGSGSGFGSPPSSTPAFGAPAPSSNTTPAFQFGNSNPPARAATAPSAFGGPTPAFGSSVNSNSGFAFGQPSEKKSSTGFDFGQAASSTGPSFNFAAVQPPPNPGLFQFGQSQANNSSPGVFQFGTRNSEVQAPGAAFGNNENPFAPTPPSGRVMKKAVRRSRK from the exons GGCATCATCCGTCGAGTGACAGACTCGGTCACTGGACTGTTCTCAACATCATGGCTCTCAGGCTggatggggggagaggaggaggagagtgcagAACCCCAGCCTGGCCCATCACAGGCATCGACGCTCGCTCCACCAGGGGAGTCCTTTATCTTTGCACATCCAGTCACTGCTCGGAGGTCATTCAGGCCTTTCTACCCTGAGGAAG GTGAAACCGACAGTAACAGTCAGCCTACACTGGGCGTCAATGAGGGCGCCAGTACAAGTAGTGGAGTGAGGATAAGCATGTCAACAACACCTACAGGGGGCATTGCAGCGTCTTCAAGATCATCACAGCTAAACGTGGAGCCTTCCAGCTCTTCCTTGACTGGGAGGAGGCTGCCCATAGTATCCTCCACTCCTGCCACAATGTTTACCTCCCGCTCCAAGGGCCAGATGGAGCCCCGCCCCTTGCCACTCCTCACAGCTTCCACACCAGCCT gtgatgatggtagtgaggtAAGTGAGTCCTCGGCAGACACTGGTGTGGATGCCTCCGTCATACCTCGGCCAGATGAGAGGGACTACCAGCGCGAGATATTGCAGCTGGATGAGGAATCCCTCCAGACTCTACGGGAGTCATTGACCAAACCTGTGCCCTCTTCACCCATGGCACAGCctgccacctccctcccctcactggAGGAGACTAGGAAAAGACCCAGAGATATGGAGCCAG ATCACTCAAGTATACGTGCTGAGGGAAGTGTGAGCAGCAAGTCCCTGTTCAGTGAAGCTGGTGATGTTTCTCGTGGGCAGCCTCAGCCATCAGCACTGGCAAGCAAGAGGCCTCGGTTCAATGTTTCTATATATGGCTCGCCAGTTCTG AGTGAAAAGTCAGTGCTAAGTGATTCAGCTTTCAAAGCGTCACCCTTCTATCCTGGGAGAACTATGTACGGCGGAGCCTCAGCCTACAGAAGCAGAAGACTACCAGTGCGGGGTTCCCACCAG ATTTCACGTGCCCAAGTCAAACCCAAAGCTGCACCTCAGACCTCCGATGACGGTGGACTTAGCCAAGCAGCACGCCGCATCCTGGAAAGTTTAGAGTCAATGTCAACACCAATATCAGATGCTAAGCGTattcccacacccacaccaggCCAGAGGGGCAGCTTCCTGGACTCTTCCTATACTGCTGCGTTCCACAGGCATCGACCACCTCTCAggccttctgcccctccctccagtAAACTTTTGACACCCTCCAAG GTTACAGTTCAAGACAACCTTTCATCAAACTTACGCCCCAGCACCCCACAGCTACCTGATTCTACCCGCAATAAAAAGAGTTCAGGGACAGGAACAAAGAGGGAGGAGTCTTCTCAAACAGCTTCAGAAACCAGAAAgacagaacaaaaagaagagaagagctcCTCTGAAAATTCTGTGGCCTCTCTATTTTCTAAAGCCGCAGCAGAAACTTCAGCAAAATTTTTGCCATCCTTGCAACCTGCAGTGTCAGTCACATCAACGGCCCCACCACAGGATGTGTTCAAGTTTGGTGTGTCCAGCAGCAACAGTGCCTCTATGACCTTTGAATTCACACCCAAGCCCATCAGCACAGCACTTGCAGG tGATGTTTCACAGTCAACAAAGCGAGTTGGCAAGATGAAGTCAAAACTGGTAGACAGTGGAAGAAGTTCAAGTAAGCAAGGAGATGAAGTACTGGAGGAGCCCAACTTGACCCCTGTCCCCCTGCCACTTTCATCACTGCCAAAAATCAGCTTCATGGCATCCCCAGGAGGACAAGGCTTGCAATCCAGTTTATATTCCTCCTCACCAGAAGGATTTAAGTTCTCCATTCCTGAGATAGTGGATGTACAGTCAGCCAGTGAGACCTTGGAtaatgcccccaactttacattCAGGAACCCAACTCTTATTGGTCAGGGTATCACACCCAGCCCTAAGGTAGCCATGCCCACCTCTCAGCCTTCCCTGATGTTTAATAGTAGCAGCTCATCTTTGTTGGTCCCCAAGCTAAAGACAAACCCCAAGAAAGATGTGACGTCTACTGAAAAACTCAAGGAAGGTAGCATCTTGGATATTCTGAAGCCAAAAGAAAAGCTTTCTGAAAAATCATTAGCCTCGTCAccaaataatgatgaaaagacaGTTGTTTCAAGTAAGCCATTTTCTATGACAAATTCTGACAGTACTAAGTCTTTGTTGGAACAACCAGTCAACAGTATAGTTAAGAAACCAGACACTTTGCAAGGTGTGCAAGGCTTTGGCTCAATGTTCAAAAAGTCTAGTGATGAATGGgagtgcagtgtgtgtatgttaaGGAATCAGAATACGTCTGTTAAGTGTGTTGCGTGTGAGACTCAGAGACCTGGACAGGTTGCATCAGTCCCCACAAAGGATGCTGAGGGAGCTACTAAGTCAAGTGGGTCATGGGCAGGAAATGGGGCAGCTTGGGGGGATACTTTTAGAAAATCAGCCAGTGAGTGGGATTGTGATATGTGTATGGTGCGTAACAAGGACTCTGTATCAAAGTGTGTTGCATGTGAGACTCCAAGGCCTGGAGCTAAGTCAGATACAAAATCTGTACCAGAGACAACTGTTGACACTAAGGAAAAGACAAACACTTTAGGTTTTGGGTCAGTATTTGCAAAACAGAAAGGAGAGTGGGAATGCGACACCTGCTTAGTTCGAAACAAAAGTGATGCCACCAAGTGCATATCATGTGAGACCCCCAAACCAGGTGCTGCTAATATTTCTGAAGCCATTACTGGGAATTTCAAATTTGGTGTAAATACTACAACCAGTGACTCACCTTCACTAGCTTTTACATTTAAGGAGAAAGCTGTCTCCAGTGGGTTTAATTTTGGAGTTGGTGCCAAAACTACTcaagaggagggtaagggagtcACTGGATTCAAATTTGGAGTGCCTGGAGAGAAATCTAATGCCTTGACTGTACACTCTTTTGGCTCTAGTGCTGAAAGTGACCAACCAAAGGACAAAGTTGCCAGTTCAAGTGTAGGTTTCAGTTTTGGCATTCAAAAGGTGGATACAAAAGCTGAAATTGAGGAAACTAAAAAGCCATTGTTATTTGGTGGCAAGTCTGCAGATAGTGTGGAAAGTGTGACATCAACCACACCAGCTTTTCAGTTTGGTACAGGTACCAAGACACATGTTGCCTTCAGTTTTGACTCTGGAAGCCAAGAAAAAGCCAAAGAAGAGCAGAAGGCAAATCCATCCTCCAGTGGAGAGGCTAAAACTGGTATGTCAGAAGACACCAAGGGCTTCAAAAGAAATGAGGCTCTTTTTGATGGAAAGGATGGGGGTGTAGAAGCAAACACAAGTAAACCAGCATTTACCTTTAACAGTGTCACTACATCCAacaagggggaagagaaaagtaatGCAACACTAGCATCGCCTTTTGAAGTCTTGGCTAAGAGAGACCCCCTTCCTGCTGCTGCTACGACacttactgctactgctacttctactgcaGCATTAACTGTTCCTTTTGGTGCTACTACTGGAGCAAATACTACATCCTCAGGCAGTGTGTTTGCATTTGGGGATAAAGCATCCACCCCTAACACATTTGCTTTGTCATTTTCTTCACCCCAGCCTCAGGccaacaaggaggaaaataaaccaGCACCTGCATTTTCCTTTAGCTCCAAAGTAGACTCATCTGACACCAGTGAACCTGCCAAGAaactctccttctcctcgcctACCTTTGCTCCTACCATCAACAACGGGGTCAGTGCTCCACCTTCCCTTTTCACGTTTGGAAGCAAGGAGAACAAGTTGGGTAGTGGCTCAGGATTTGGCTCCCCTCCCTCAAGCACCCCAGCATTTGGAGCCCCTGCCCCTTCCTCCAACACAACACCAGCCTTCCAGTTTGGCAACAGCAACCCTCCAGCCCGCGCTGCCACGGCTCCCTCAGCCTTTGGAGGTCCCACACCAGCGTTTGGCAGCAGTGTCAATTCCAACTCTGGTTTTGCCTTTGGGCAGCCATCAGAGAAGAAATCCAGCACAGGATTTGACTTTGGGCAAGCTGCAAGCAGTACAGGCCCAAGCTTCAACTTTGCTGCAGTGCAACCACCACCAAATCCCGGACTTTTCCAGTTTGGACAG AGTCAAGCAAACAACAGTTCTCCAGGAGTCTTTCAGTTTGGTACAAGAAATTCTGAAGTTCAGGCTCCAGGAGCTGCATTTGG AAACAATGAGAACCCATTCGCCCCTACTCCTCCCAGTGGCCGGGTGATGAAGAAGGCAGTCCGGCGGTCCAGAAAGTAA